One Cupriavidus necator N-1 DNA window includes the following coding sequences:
- the ubiT gene encoding ubiquinone anaerobic biosynthesis accessory factor UbiT has product MSVLFPLLARAHRRLPAPQHALPLVGALEAARRADWLTPPAALDGHGFLLCVEDLALTVHFRCADGGFYIGPFNGTAPALTLCARAGDYLRLLAGEADTDTLFFQRRLAITGDTALGLEVKYWLDAAPRPPWVVAASTRLSAMMAA; this is encoded by the coding sequence ATGAGTGTCCTGTTTCCCCTGCTGGCGCGCGCGCACCGCCGGCTGCCCGCGCCGCAGCATGCGCTGCCGCTGGTCGGCGCCCTCGAAGCCGCGCGCCGGGCGGACTGGCTCACGCCGCCTGCCGCGCTCGACGGCCATGGTTTCCTGCTGTGTGTGGAGGATCTGGCGCTGACGGTACATTTCCGCTGCGCCGACGGGGGCTTCTATATCGGCCCCTTCAACGGCACGGCGCCGGCGCTGACCCTGTGCGCCCGCGCCGGCGACTACCTGCGCCTGCTGGCGGGCGAGGCCGACACCGATACCCTGTTTTTCCAGCGCCGCCTCGCCATCACGGGCGATACGGCGCTCGGCCTCGAAGTGAAGTACTGGCTGGACGCGGCGCCGCGCCCGCCGTGGGTTGTGGCGGCCAGTACGCGGCTGTCCGCCATGATGGCTGCCTGA
- a CDS encoding extracellular catalytic domain type 1 short-chain-length polyhydroxyalkanoate depolymerase: MKMNDAFLASMHEAMQLLQTAGPMEATEAIQRALRQHSSVEVRAATAAPMPAQVVERLLTHDTAAAQTGGVAGEPADAAAVHARGTDTAGPDSAAARAPAPQSPPARATAQARHFSQRTFANHAGTRSYKLYIPAGRHSEPMPLVVMLHGCTQDADDIAAGTRMNELADRLGFVVLYPIQPADANASKCWNWFRPGDQQAERGEPSLIAGMTREVIASHGIDTRRVYVAGLSAGGAMAAVLIQRYPGLFAAAGIHSGLPAGCAHDLPSALGAMRGGKGIGRSKAGSAPLMAPSRPMIVFHGDADKTVRPSNGSRLVAPFEQGEARTDKQRETVRAGHDYTRHRITTAAGIDAEYWVIHGAGHAWSGGSRRGTYTDPKGPDASAEMLRFFLAHPRAD, translated from the coding sequence ATGAAAATGAATGACGCGTTCCTCGCCTCGATGCATGAGGCCATGCAGTTGCTGCAGACCGCAGGCCCGATGGAGGCCACCGAGGCCATCCAGCGGGCACTGCGCCAGCACTCGTCCGTGGAAGTGAGAGCCGCTACGGCGGCGCCGATGCCTGCACAGGTGGTTGAACGCCTGCTGACGCACGACACGGCTGCGGCCCAGACCGGCGGTGTCGCCGGTGAACCCGCCGATGCCGCCGCGGTGCATGCTCGCGGCACCGATACCGCGGGCCCGGACAGCGCAGCGGCGCGCGCGCCTGCTCCACAATCCCCGCCCGCCCGTGCTACCGCGCAGGCCAGGCACTTCAGCCAGCGGACCTTCGCAAACCACGCGGGCACCCGCTCGTACAAGCTCTACATACCGGCCGGCAGGCACAGCGAGCCGATGCCGTTGGTCGTGATGCTGCATGGATGCACGCAGGACGCCGACGACATTGCCGCCGGCACCCGCATGAACGAGCTCGCCGACAGGCTGGGCTTTGTCGTGCTGTACCCGATCCAGCCCGCCGACGCCAACGCATCGAAGTGCTGGAACTGGTTCCGGCCGGGTGACCAGCAAGCCGAGCGGGGCGAGCCCTCGCTGATCGCCGGCATGACGCGCGAGGTCATCGCCAGCCACGGCATCGACACCCGGCGCGTCTACGTGGCCGGCCTCTCCGCCGGCGGCGCGATGGCGGCAGTGCTGATCCAGCGCTATCCCGGACTGTTCGCGGCGGCGGGTATCCATTCGGGCTTGCCCGCGGGCTGCGCGCACGACCTGCCGTCCGCGCTGGGCGCGATGCGGGGCGGCAAGGGCATCGGCAGGTCAAAGGCCGGAAGCGCGCCGCTGATGGCGCCGAGCCGACCGATGATCGTGTTCCACGGCGATGCCGACAAGACCGTGCGCCCGTCCAATGGCAGCCGGCTGGTGGCACCTTTCGAGCAAGGCGAGGCGCGCACGGACAAGCAACGCGAGACCGTGCGCGCGGGCCACGACTACACGCGGCACAGGATAACGACGGCTGCTGGCATCGATGCCGAGTACTGGGTGATCCACGGTGCGGGACATGCGTGGTCGGGCGGCAGCCGCCGCGGCACCTACACCGATCCGAAGGGGCCCGACGCCAGTGCGGAAATGCTGCGGTTTTTCCTCGCACATCCGCGCGCGGACTGA
- the tnpA gene encoding IS66-like element accessory protein TnpA codes for MDQSDLDCLPLRAINVGANGKRSFDKGDKRRLVEACLQPGVSVAGMAIKAGVNANQLRRWIEQHKAEQKDADGTMDAIESAPAAFVPVVEVHAAGPKAGAELPTVPEPLPVRTLQPPQPLPARLVARLPNGVSVELECSGQDATLVMATIEALGRCHVPARR; via the coding sequence ATGGACCAGAGCGATTTGGATTGCTTGCCGCTGCGGGCGATCAACGTCGGCGCCAACGGCAAGCGCAGCTTTGACAAGGGCGACAAGCGGCGGTTGGTTGAAGCTTGCCTGCAGCCGGGGGTATCGGTGGCTGGCATGGCAATCAAGGCCGGGGTGAACGCGAACCAGTTGCGCCGCTGGATCGAACAGCACAAGGCGGAACAGAAAGACGCTGATGGCACGATGGATGCCATCGAAAGTGCGCCGGCGGCGTTCGTTCCCGTGGTGGAAGTTCACGCAGCCGGCCCCAAGGCCGGAGCGGAGCTGCCAACCGTGCCTGAACCACTGCCTGTGCGAACGTTGCAACCGCCGCAGCCATTGCCTGCGCGCCTGGTGGCGCGGTTGCCAAACGGTGTGAGCGTTGAGCTCGAATGCTCGGGGCAGGATGCCACGCTGGTAATGGCGACCATCGAAGCACTGGGCCGCTGCCATGTTCCGGCTCGACGCTGA
- the tnpB gene encoding IS66 family insertion sequence element accessory protein TnpB (TnpB, as the term is used for proteins encoded by IS66 family insertion elements, is considered an accessory protein, since TnpC, encoded by a neighboring gene, is a DDE family transposase.), with the protein MFRLDADLQVYLHRNAVDFRLGINGLVALVEQSMQHDPFARAVYAFHNRRRNRIKLLLWDRNGFWLLLKRLEEDRFVWPRRQQAVIELTTEQLHWLLDGIDVDAVQRHPSRKYQHTG; encoded by the coding sequence ATGTTCCGGCTCGACGCTGACCTGCAGGTCTACCTGCACCGCAATGCGGTGGACTTCCGCCTCGGGATCAATGGGTTGGTTGCCCTGGTCGAGCAGTCGATGCAGCATGATCCCTTTGCCCGCGCCGTCTACGCCTTTCATAACCGTCGGCGCAACCGCATCAAGCTGTTGCTGTGGGACCGCAACGGGTTCTGGTTGCTGCTCAAGCGCCTGGAGGAAGACCGCTTCGTGTGGCCGCGGCGTCAGCAGGCGGTGATCGAGCTGACGACCGAGCAGTTGCACTGGCTGCTGGACGGTATCGACGTGGACGCCGTGCAGCGGCACCCGTCGCGCAAATATCAGCACACGGGTTGA
- a CDS encoding TauD/TfdA dioxygenase family protein: MQAVATPAADFAPAQASSAETWPFTATRCTPTIGAEIDGIDLGQPLDDNTYLALRRALLKYKVLFFRDQDITPAQHVAAARRFGELEVHPMIPHHPDHPELVVFGRDGSTRGRENLYHSDVSWREIPSMGSMLRCITCPDVGGDTLWVNMVAAYEALPQEVKDLIGELKGVHDAMPTFGQGITGTRYDEMRKQFPPMVHPVVRTHPETGDKILFVNEGFTTHFANYARVRPYRIGSDGRMAEMDLMQYLFRQAAAPEYQVRLKWRPNTIALWDNRATQHYAIQDYFPAPRHMNRATIIGDKPV, translated from the coding sequence ATGCAAGCCGTAGCCACTCCCGCCGCCGACTTCGCCCCCGCGCAAGCCAGCAGCGCCGAAACATGGCCGTTCACAGCCACCCGCTGCACGCCGACGATCGGCGCAGAGATCGACGGCATCGACCTCGGCCAACCGTTGGACGACAACACCTACCTCGCCCTGCGCCGCGCCCTGCTGAAGTACAAGGTGCTGTTCTTTCGTGACCAGGACATCACGCCGGCCCAGCACGTGGCCGCCGCGCGCCGCTTCGGCGAGCTGGAAGTCCATCCGATGATCCCGCATCACCCCGATCACCCGGAACTGGTGGTGTTCGGCCGCGACGGCAGCACGCGCGGGCGCGAGAACCTATATCACTCCGATGTGTCGTGGCGCGAGATCCCGTCGATGGGTTCGATGCTGCGTTGCATCACCTGCCCCGATGTGGGGGGCGACACCCTCTGGGTGAACATGGTGGCTGCCTACGAGGCGCTGCCGCAGGAAGTGAAGGACCTGATCGGCGAACTGAAGGGCGTCCACGACGCCATGCCCACGTTCGGCCAGGGCATTACCGGCACGCGCTACGACGAAATGCGCAAGCAGTTTCCGCCGATGGTGCACCCGGTGGTTCGCACGCATCCGGAGACGGGAGACAAGATTCTCTTCGTCAACGAGGGATTCACCACTCACTTCGCAAACTATGCCCGAGTGCGCCCCTACCGCATCGGCTCCGATGGCCGCATGGCCGAGATGGACCTGATGCAGTACCTGTTCCGCCAGGCCGCTGCGCCTGAATACCAGGTGCGCCTGAAATGGCGGCCGAACACCATCGCGCTGTGGGACAACCGTGCGACGCAGCACTACGCGATCCAGGACTATTTCCCTGCACCTCGCCACATGAACCGCGCTACCATCATCGGCGACAAACCGGTCTGA
- the tnpC gene encoding IS66 family transposase — protein MPPAAQAYIRELEARAAANAQHIAELNERIGLLEEQFRLAQSKRFAPSSEKLKDRVFDEAEQMAAAEPADDDEDEVLALPDTGLPEPDKPAGRKRGRKPLPAELPRQRIEYDLTEDQKICPCCRGALHRMGEEVSEQLHIEVKASVLQHVRFKYACRHCERNAERTPVVTAPMPAQPLPGSNASPAMLATVTTGKYVDGTPLYRMEDALGRAGIEVGRGTLANWIIRPAQLHYSRLYEALRRSLLSQPLIHGDETTVQVLKEEGKAAQSKSYMWVYRSAEDSEQPVVLFDYQPGRGQEYPQAFLAGYHGMLMTDGYKAWRTLEGVTHFGCVAHARRMFVDAQKGQKKPSARVLKALESFQALYQVETLAKAELPEGETRVDYTYRMRQQHSVPLLEALKAWLDQQAPQVLPESLLGKAIAYARNQWEYLSRYVTDGRAPVDNNAIERDIRPFCTARKAWLFADTVAGAKASAMIYSLMLTCRACDVEPYAYLLHVLTELPQRAPDADISDLLPFNFARRQTAPPHPA, from the coding sequence TTGCCGCCGGCCGCCCAGGCCTATATCCGCGAACTCGAAGCGCGGGCTGCTGCCAACGCTCAGCACATCGCCGAGCTGAACGAGCGCATCGGGCTCCTTGAGGAACAGTTCCGCCTCGCGCAGTCCAAACGCTTCGCACCAAGCAGCGAGAAGCTCAAGGACCGCGTGTTCGACGAAGCCGAACAAATGGCCGCAGCAGAGCCGGCCGACGATGATGAGGATGAGGTGCTCGCGCTGCCGGACACGGGGTTGCCGGAGCCTGATAAGCCCGCAGGGCGCAAACGTGGCCGCAAGCCGCTGCCGGCGGAGCTGCCGCGCCAGCGCATTGAGTACGACCTGACCGAAGACCAGAAGATCTGCCCGTGCTGCCGAGGTGCACTGCATCGCATGGGCGAAGAAGTCAGCGAACAGTTGCACATCGAGGTAAAGGCCTCGGTACTGCAGCACGTCCGCTTCAAATACGCGTGTCGGCACTGCGAGCGCAACGCCGAACGCACACCGGTGGTGACCGCACCGATGCCGGCGCAACCACTTCCTGGCAGCAACGCAAGCCCAGCGATGCTGGCGACTGTCACCACCGGCAAGTACGTGGATGGCACGCCGCTGTACCGCATGGAAGACGCGCTGGGTCGCGCCGGTATTGAAGTTGGCCGTGGCACACTGGCCAACTGGATCATCAGACCCGCGCAACTGCACTACAGCCGGCTGTACGAGGCGCTGCGCCGCTCGCTGCTATCGCAGCCACTGATCCATGGCGACGAGACGACGGTGCAGGTACTCAAGGAGGAAGGCAAGGCCGCGCAGAGCAAATCGTACATGTGGGTCTACCGCAGCGCGGAGGACAGCGAGCAACCCGTGGTGCTGTTCGACTACCAACCGGGGCGCGGACAGGAGTATCCGCAGGCGTTCCTCGCCGGCTACCATGGCATGCTAATGACCGATGGCTACAAGGCCTGGCGCACGCTCGAAGGCGTCACGCACTTCGGCTGTGTTGCGCACGCCAGGAGGATGTTCGTTGATGCGCAAAAGGGGCAGAAAAAGCCCAGCGCTCGAGTGCTAAAGGCGCTCGAGTCTTTCCAGGCGCTGTACCAGGTCGAGACGCTCGCCAAGGCAGAGCTGCCCGAAGGTGAAACGCGCGTCGACTACACGTACCGGATGCGTCAACAGCACAGCGTGCCGCTGCTGGAAGCCCTCAAGGCATGGCTGGACCAGCAGGCGCCGCAGGTACTGCCGGAAAGCCTGCTGGGCAAGGCCATCGCCTACGCGCGCAACCAGTGGGAATATCTGAGCCGCTACGTCACCGATGGACGGGCGCCGGTAGATAATAACGCCATAGAAAGAGACATCCGGCCATTCTGCACAGCGAGAAAGGCCTGGCTCTTTGCAGACACCGTCGCTGGGGCGAAGGCGAGCGCCATGATCTACAGCCTGATGCTTACGTGCCGCGCCTGTGACGTCGAGCCGTATGCTTATCTGCTCCACGTGCTCACAGAGCTGCCACAGCGCGCGCCGGACGCTGACATCAGCGACCTGTTGCCGTTCAACTTCGCACGGCGGCAAACCGCGCCGCCGCACCCTGCCTGA
- a CDS encoding GntR family transcriptional regulator, giving the protein MPLFKDIEAELRQRIVSNSWVPGVKLPSEAELMAEFSVSRITVRQALAGLHNSGLIEKVNGKGSFVTRPSDKPDLGPLHGFYETHRARGKTAHGKLVSVRSIKAPAFVARALKLPPDEKVLAVTTVRYLDDLAVGYFVIMGREPLMRRIAEADPETNDVMSLLESRLGYRLSEVVSDVTAVGAPKAVARRLGVEEGAPLLRLQSTPYDFDGGPILCGELYFRGESQPVRVRSVRRTPSSAR; this is encoded by the coding sequence ATGCCACTTTTCAAAGACATCGAAGCGGAACTCCGCCAGCGCATCGTCAGCAACAGCTGGGTGCCCGGCGTCAAACTGCCTTCGGAAGCGGAGTTGATGGCCGAGTTCTCGGTCAGCCGCATCACGGTCCGGCAGGCGCTGGCCGGCCTGCACAACAGCGGCCTGATCGAGAAGGTCAATGGCAAGGGAAGCTTCGTCACGCGGCCGTCCGACAAGCCCGACCTGGGGCCGCTACATGGCTTCTACGAGACCCACCGCGCACGCGGCAAGACCGCCCATGGCAAGCTGGTATCGGTGCGCAGCATCAAGGCGCCGGCCTTCGTCGCCCGCGCGCTGAAGCTGCCGCCCGACGAGAAAGTGCTGGCGGTGACGACCGTGCGTTATCTCGACGATCTTGCCGTCGGCTACTTCGTCATCATGGGGCGCGAGCCGTTGATGCGGCGGATTGCCGAGGCGGATCCGGAGACCAACGACGTAATGTCGCTGCTGGAAAGCCGGCTGGGCTACCGCCTCAGCGAAGTGGTTTCGGACGTGACGGCGGTCGGTGCGCCGAAAGCCGTGGCGCGACGCCTCGGCGTGGAAGAGGGAGCGCCGCTGCTGCGCCTGCAAAGCACCCCCTACGACTTCGATGGCGGCCCGATCCTCTGCGGCGAACTGTACTTCCGCGGCGAGTCGCAGCCGGTCCGGGTCCGGTCGGTACGACGGACACCGTCATCCGCCCGCTAA
- a CDS encoding lipocalin family protein, with protein MDEAVGWDWLDLNLDDGGALMAFQIRDKAGRKLWGGGTLRGGDGHVQVLAPEKVKFMPVRRWRSPHSGTSYPVAMRLKAGDLTLELAPLMDDQEVDSRASTGAVYWEGAVTALRGGKAVGRGYLELTGYFQRLNL; from the coding sequence ATCGACGAGGCCGTCGGCTGGGACTGGCTCGACCTCAACCTGGATGACGGCGGCGCGTTGATGGCCTTCCAGATCCGGGACAAGGCGGGGCGCAAGCTCTGGGGAGGCGGCACGTTGCGCGGCGGCGATGGTCACGTGCAGGTACTGGCTCCCGAAAAGGTCAAGTTCATGCCGGTACGCCGTTGGCGCTCGCCTCATAGCGGCACCAGCTATCCGGTTGCCATGCGGTTGAAGGCAGGCGATCTCACGCTCGAACTGGCACCGCTGATGGATGATCAGGAGGTCGACAGCCGCGCAAGCACCGGCGCAGTTTATTGGGAGGGCGCGGTGACCGCGTTGCGGGGAGGCAAGGCGGTCGGACGGGGTTACCTTGAACTGACCGGGTACTTCCAGCGCCTCAATCTTTGA
- a CDS encoding MFS transporter: MTDTAHYRPGAAWGMAALLAAFTLINFIDKAALGMVAVPLMAELHLSPAEFGMIAGSFYWLFGISAVVVGFLANRVPTRWLLLIMAAAWAVLQLPIAITGGALTVLLCRAALGAAEGPGTPVALHALYKWFPDSKRTLPGALVIQGGILGMLLAGLVIPQITQRWGWRMNFVILAAVGAVWVLAWLVWGREGNLGHQGMQGAAANARLPYARLLTDPSMLTLFLLCFSAYWTISLNLTWLPSYMEKALGFSSVTAGRWVALIVVAGTPVGLVAGFLSERLLKRGRGSRVARVMLINGSVVLAAILLLCVGQLDLAPVQKALLQAAATGLLAVTFVLSPPILGEIVPPLQRGGLMAIYTAIGNVAGALGPMVMGQLVQHYGSTNAHGYETGFMMGAVLLVVSALASLRWLHPDRSRQTLGNSVAPATA, encoded by the coding sequence ATGACAGACACCGCGCATTACCGCCCTGGGGCCGCCTGGGGCATGGCCGCCCTGTTGGCGGCCTTCACGCTGATCAACTTTATCGACAAGGCCGCACTGGGCATGGTGGCAGTGCCGCTCATGGCCGAACTGCACCTGTCACCTGCCGAATTCGGCATGATCGCCGGCAGCTTCTACTGGCTCTTCGGCATCTCGGCCGTGGTGGTCGGCTTCCTGGCCAACCGGGTTCCGACCCGGTGGCTGCTGCTGATCATGGCCGCCGCCTGGGCGGTGCTCCAGTTGCCCATCGCGATCACCGGCGGCGCGCTCACCGTGCTGCTGTGCCGCGCGGCGCTCGGCGCCGCCGAAGGACCGGGCACGCCCGTGGCGCTTCACGCGCTCTACAAGTGGTTCCCCGACAGCAAGCGCACCCTGCCGGGCGCCCTGGTGATACAAGGCGGGATCCTGGGCATGCTGCTGGCCGGGCTGGTGATTCCGCAGATCACCCAGCGCTGGGGCTGGCGCATGAACTTCGTCATCCTCGCCGCGGTCGGCGCCGTGTGGGTGCTGGCGTGGCTGGTGTGGGGCCGGGAGGGTAACCTCGGCCATCAGGGTATGCAAGGCGCAGCCGCCAACGCGCGCCTGCCCTACGCCCGCCTGCTGACCGACCCGTCGATGCTGACGCTCTTCCTGCTGTGCTTCAGCGCGTACTGGACCATCAGCCTCAACCTGACGTGGCTGCCGTCGTACATGGAGAAGGCGCTGGGCTTCAGCAGCGTGACCGCCGGGCGCTGGGTGGCGCTGATCGTGGTGGCGGGCACCCCGGTGGGGCTGGTGGCCGGCTTCCTGTCCGAGCGACTGCTCAAGCGCGGCCGCGGCTCGCGCGTCGCCCGCGTCATGCTGATCAACGGCTCCGTCGTGCTCGCCGCAATCCTGCTGCTGTGCGTGGGCCAGCTGGACCTCGCACCGGTGCAGAAGGCGCTATTGCAGGCCGCCGCGACCGGCCTGCTGGCGGTGACCTTCGTGCTGTCGCCGCCGATCCTCGGTGAAATCGTGCCGCCCCTGCAGCGCGGCGGCCTGATGGCCATCTACACGGCCATCGGCAACGTGGCCGGCGCGCTCGGGCCGATGGTGATGGGCCAGCTGGTCCAGCACTACGGCAGCACCAACGCGCACGGCTACGAGACAGGCTTCATGATGGGCGCCGTGCTACTGGTCGTCAGCGCGCTGGCCAGCCTGCGCTGGCTGCATCCGGACCGGTCGCGCCAGACGCTCGGCAACTCGGTGGCGCCGGCGACGGCCTGA
- a CDS encoding aldehyde dehydrogenase family protein, with product MKNIDTFYVNGEWAAPAAGATVMDIVNPATEEVVGKLSLGTVEDADRAVAAARAAFPAWSQSSREERLALLERVIGLYKARLPEIGEAVRTEIGAPVGLSNAVQAPIGLAAMQSTLQALKTFEFETSHGKNYVAHEPIGVAALVTAWNWPLMLIATKVSAAIAAGCTVVLKPSEISPLDAHIFAEIMHEAGTPAGVFNMIYGEGRSVGARLSSHPEVDMISITGSTRAGVEVAISAAPTVKRVHQELGGKSPLLILDDADLQAAVQTGVVSVMMNSGQTCVAPTRMLVPRARYAEAQAVAAAVANAFTVGDPADPATKMGPISNRAQYEKVQRMIGVGIEEGARVVAGGPGRPDGLDKGFFTRPTVFADVNNDMTIAREEIFGPVLVMIPYDSEEDGIAIANDTNYGLAAYIASGDPDRARRVANRLRAGSVRVNGAQMDLSLPFGGFKASGNGRENGAHGLVEYMEVKSVCM from the coding sequence ATGAAGAACATCGACACCTTCTATGTCAATGGCGAATGGGCGGCACCCGCCGCCGGCGCCACCGTGATGGACATCGTCAATCCGGCCACCGAGGAAGTGGTTGGCAAGCTGTCGCTCGGCACCGTCGAGGACGCCGACCGCGCCGTGGCCGCCGCGCGCGCCGCCTTCCCGGCCTGGTCGCAATCCTCCCGCGAGGAGCGCCTGGCGTTGCTGGAGCGCGTGATTGGGCTGTACAAGGCGCGCCTGCCGGAGATTGGCGAGGCAGTCCGCACCGAAATCGGCGCGCCGGTGGGTCTGAGCAACGCCGTGCAGGCCCCGATTGGCCTGGCGGCCATGCAGTCCACGCTGCAAGCCCTGAAGACCTTCGAGTTCGAGACCAGCCATGGCAAGAACTACGTGGCCCACGAGCCGATCGGTGTGGCAGCGCTGGTCACCGCCTGGAACTGGCCGCTGATGCTGATCGCCACCAAGGTCAGCGCGGCCATCGCCGCCGGCTGCACCGTGGTACTGAAGCCTTCGGAAATCTCGCCGCTGGATGCGCACATCTTCGCCGAGATCATGCACGAGGCCGGCACGCCCGCCGGCGTGTTCAACATGATCTATGGCGAGGGCCGGAGCGTGGGCGCACGCTTGTCGTCGCACCCTGAAGTCGACATGATCTCCATTACTGGCTCTACCCGTGCCGGTGTGGAGGTGGCCATCAGCGCCGCCCCCACCGTCAAGCGCGTGCACCAGGAACTGGGCGGCAAGTCTCCGCTGCTGATCCTGGACGACGCCGACCTGCAGGCCGCCGTGCAGACGGGCGTGGTGTCGGTAATGATGAATTCCGGCCAGACCTGCGTCGCGCCGACCCGCATGCTGGTGCCGCGCGCCCGCTACGCGGAAGCGCAGGCGGTGGCAGCGGCAGTCGCCAATGCCTTCACGGTCGGTGATCCGGCGGATCCGGCCACGAAGATGGGCCCGATCTCGAACCGCGCCCAGTACGAAAAGGTGCAGCGCATGATCGGTGTCGGCATCGAGGAAGGCGCGCGCGTGGTGGCTGGCGGCCCCGGCCGACCGGACGGGCTGGACAAGGGCTTCTTTACCCGCCCCACCGTCTTTGCTGACGTGAACAACGACATGACCATCGCCCGCGAGGAGATCTTCGGCCCGGTGCTGGTCATGATCCCGTACGACAGCGAGGAAGACGGCATCGCCATCGCCAACGACACCAACTACGGCCTGGCCGCGTACATCGCTTCCGGCGACCCCGACCGCGCCCGCCGCGTGGCAAATCGCCTGCGTGCCGGCTCGGTGCGCGTCAACGGTGCGCAGATGGACCTGTCGCTGCCGTTCGGTGGCTTCAAGGCATCGGGCAACGGGCGCGAGAACGGCGCGCATGGGCTGGTGGAGTACATGGAGGTGAAGTCGGTCTGCATGTAA
- a CDS encoding CopG family transcriptional regulator, with the protein MPPHKADAAQLTNKPKAGDTEKITINLGPVDLGQIDLLVEEGFYSNRSDLIRTAIRNQLVAHAVVIRETVSRRALVLGLQHFTKKDLEAARAANERLDIHVLGLASIASDISPELALATIESIVVLGAFHAPVAVKAALAGRIR; encoded by the coding sequence ATGCCCCCTCACAAAGCCGATGCCGCACAACTGACGAACAAACCGAAGGCGGGTGATACGGAAAAAATCACCATCAACCTCGGACCGGTAGACCTCGGGCAGATCGACCTGCTGGTCGAAGAAGGCTTTTACTCGAACCGCTCAGACCTGATCCGGACCGCCATCCGGAACCAACTCGTCGCGCATGCGGTGGTCATCCGGGAAACGGTGAGCCGTCGAGCGTTGGTACTCGGGCTGCAGCACTTTACGAAGAAGGATTTGGAGGCTGCGCGCGCGGCCAATGAAAGACTCGATATCCATGTGCTGGGCCTGGCCAGCATTGCCTCGGATATCAGTCCTGAGCTTGCGCTGGCGACCATCGAATCCATCGTGGTGCTGGGCGCCTTTCACGCGCCGGTCGCAGTCAAGGCTGCGCTGGCCGGGCGCATACGGTAG